In Campylobacter massiliensis, the DNA window CAAGATTGATTATCTAAATTTGCTTCCTTTTCACGTATTTTTAAAGCGCTCGCGCCTAAGCTCTCAGGATAAAAAAATCATCGAATTTAAAAAAGGGGTGCCTAGCAAACTAAACCGCGATCTACGCTGCCGTAGGATCGACGCCGCCGTGATATCAAGCATCGAAAGCCGCAAAAAGCGCTATAAAAAGGTGAGCCTGGGCATCGTAGCTAAGGGCGGCGTCAAAAGCGTGCTCGTGCGAAAGGGCACCGCCGCGCGCCCGGATCCAGCGTCTGCGAGCTCAAACGCGCTAGCCGGAGTGCTGGGGCTTGAGGGCGAGGTACTCATCGGCGACCGCGCGCTAAAGGCGTATCTGCGGGAGGGCGAGGAGGCGTTTTACGACCTGGGGCGGGCATGGCGCGAGCGGACGGGCTTGCCGTTTGTTTTCGGGCGATTTTCCTGCGTGAAGGGGCGCGGCGCGTATGAGCGGCTGGCGCGCGAGTTTTTGCGAGCAAATGTCAAAATCCCAAACTACATCCTCGCCAAATACGCCCAAACTAGGGGCATCAGCGCGGATGATATCAAATGGTATCTCAAATTTATCAGCTACGAAATCGGCGCGAAAGAGCAAAAGGCGCTGCGGATATTTTTCAAAGAAGCGCGAAAAAACGGACGCACGGCGAAGCTTTTGGCGCAAGGCGAGCGGTAAGCGCAAATTTACTCTAACGCGCCGCTTTTAAATTTGCCTTTTTATCTCAGGCGGTTTTCGCGGTCGCTTCAAATGCCGCAGTTTAAAGCCTAACCGCCGCGCAACGCTAAGTTTTAACCTCGCTAAGCGGCGATCGCGTTTTTTAGAAGCTAGCAAGATCCCGTCAAATTTGAAATTTGACGACCAAATTTACGGCTAATCTCGTCAAATTTAGCCCACTTAAATTTTAAATTTACGCCGCCGCTAGCTCAAATTTTATTCGGCCGAATTTATATTTTGGCTTCGTCTTTGCGGCTCGATTATTTTACTTCAAATTTGAGTTTGAGTCTGATTTACTTTGGTTGCTATCTACGTA includes these proteins:
- a CDS encoding MqnA/MqnD/SBP family protein; the protein is MIFGKIDYLNLLPFHVFLKRSRLSSQDKKIIEFKKGVPSKLNRDLRCRRIDAAVISSIESRKKRYKKVSLGIVAKGGVKSVLVRKGTAARPDPASASSNALAGVLGLEGEVLIGDRALKAYLREGEEAFYDLGRAWRERTGLPFVFGRFSCVKGRGAYERLAREFLRANVKIPNYILAKYAQTRGISADDIKWYLKFISYEIGAKEQKALRIFFKEARKNGRTAKLLAQGER